The Enoplosus armatus isolate fEnoArm2 chromosome 21, fEnoArm2.hap1, whole genome shotgun sequence genomic sequence ATGTAAGCAAACAGGctctggcaaacacacacaaatcacacatagCCCTATAAAGttgcaaagacagacaaacacaatcacacacactcacagaaagtgtgtctctgtgttcctCATCTGAGAGCCTTTCCCGGAACACCAGTCTGAGAGGTCTAGCTTGAAAATATGTCATTTCACCACAACTTTGAAAACAAAGGCTCTGTGGAATCTGCTCGGGTTCTTCTGTTTATCCTTTCTTAATATCAAGCTGATTTTTCTGGATGCCCAACAACAAGCAGTACAGTCTACTGACAGGGCTTTTAAACCAGACTAAAGTTGAACTCTTGTAGAacccctctcctcttcagtcTCAAAGAAAGCCACAATTGTACACAGTTCTCCCCCAAAAACTTGCTTGTTTTACCAGGACAGCTGCCAGTTTAATTCCTCGACCAGTAAAATATATCTGGGTCATTACTACTGTTGAGGTGTCCTTGAACGAACTGttccagaggagctgctgagcGTCCAACAGATAAGACTGATGTTGCATACTGAACAGCTTCTATGTGTGAACTATGTGAGACttgaggttaaaaaaaaacctcacctCTCCGGTGGACAGGTGAAACCTCTGACTTTTGCTTGACCTTTAAATAGCATTTGCGGGAAGTCCATTTAATGGGCTGTCAGTACTGCATGATGGGAAACGGTGTTCATTTCACGCCAGCAAGCGTGTAATTAAAGTACCCAGTCATCAgtgagagtaaaaaaaaaagtcttcacaagtttgtgtgtttgtgtgtgtgtgttttgggtgggCAGGGTTATAAAAGTATTACTCAAGCTGCACACATCTTGCTTCAATTAAAGCTGTGGTCACTTTGCGCAACCCTATGGAACTCTGGGTAAACAGGAGCTTTGTAGATGGCATagttcacactgacacacacacacacacacacacaacactgaatgTTAGAGTGTGGTGGTTCTGGTGGTTCACTAGCTCATCAAACACTCACATATCTTATTCCTGCTCCCTGTGTGGTCCCCCAAAAGATTCAGGGTCCAACCATCAATACTggctttaaaaacatatttcttggAAACAATCACACAAACTTCTGATTCTCATGCTGAAACCAATCCTCTGTTATAAGTTGTGTTCGGCGGGCTCACCTAATAATACCCCAGTTTGAGCTAACCACTGTCCCGATCAGACTGTTCTGATAATACTGCTTTTATaacctaaccataaccactcAGTGTTCGAGGCAcaatacataaatatgtttCCCGGAGATTTTTCTCTTTGGCAGCGTGCAAAGGTCTCTGTGAGAACAATACAAGTTCAACCGTGTGACAGTAAAACTTTCCATTAAAACCAACATATATTTCATTCTGCTCTGTTATTCTTGGTGGCTAGTCCCACCTATTCTGCGGAAAGGGAGCGCTGTTATGTAGTGTATCAAATCATGTATGGGTATGACCCTGCGGCAATACAGTGGTGACTgcccacacaaacaaagaacacaGAATCCACCTGGCAAACACAACTGTGGTCCCACAGTCTTTGTAATGAGCCATTATCCCCATGGCACACAACCACTGTGCATTCAGTTTTCATTGACATTGCTGAGTGGTCATTGCAaaagtctccaggaaatatcCAGTTCCATAGCATCTTTGTATTGCTCCAAGAGAGCTAAAAATAGCTTGACTTTCTGGGAATCTACACACCAATGTatgaaaaaaaattttttttttccaagtttggtaataataaaaataaaaacactaatgGTAATattaagtgaaaataatgagatactaaatcaaaattatgagattGACTTTCCAAGTCAAAGTCAGAGTTTTGTGGggaaaaacaatcaaaagtaTATCATAAGTGTGACTTTTTAAGTCACCACTACACTCACATTAAATAATATgaattaaattataaaatgacttttaagccaacattaTGACACACTGAGTCAAGTGACTCACTAAAATTATGAAAGACACCAAGTCAGAAATATGATCTCACTCTTTTGTGAAAAGGTCCTAATTCCGACTCAGTAACTCATAATTCTCATTATCTCATAACTTTGTCAAACGGGCTTccacacagatgttttcaccTACCTGAGGTAAGAGTTGGTTCAGCCAGCTGACTGTGGAGGCTCTCAGGTGAGCACTCTAGTTCTGACTCCACAGAACAGAGCTTGTTTCCCCTGCTATCCCCCCAGGGAAGTCCTTGACCTTGCTCCAAACTCGAGGCCTCGGGGGGCTTGTCCAGGTAGAGATCTCCAACAGATGAGGAAGTCATCAAGGGGCTAAGCGATATCATCGCTGAGGTTGTACTTTTCTCTGTCGAGGTGGAGTCTGTGCTTGCCAGTCTGTATAGTTCCTCCTGTTTTACCAGCAACCTGTCAGTCAGGTGAGGTTTGAACTCCGGTCTCACCTGAGCCTGAGACAGCGGCAGGCAGAGTTCAGGAAGTGGACTGGATGGGGGGATTACAGAGGAGTTGTGgaagggtggaggagagagagagacaagagatgCCCCGCCTGTCTCACTCTTGGACAAAACCATCTTTTCTTGATTTCCGTCGCCCTTTTCTCCACCATTGTCTGCCCGTACACTCTcgtctccttccctctctccatcaaACCCTCCACATGAGCAGGTTCCTGGAGTCCCGGGGCTGACAGCCTGGCTACAGTCCTCATTCTCCCCGACTTCCAGTGGCTCGCAGACggggatgacacacacacaagaacctGCCAAAAGAGGAGACACACTCAcaacctcctcttcttctgacACCTCCTCAGGTTCTCCAGACCCTTCACTCTGATCCTCCATCACGGTCTTCCCCTTggtccctccctcctctgtcattcCCCCTGTGAAGGGCAGTGAGACCTTGACATTGGGGACAGAGGTGGGGAAGGTGCATGGGGGCTCATCAGCGGGGTTGTGGGGGGCTTGGCAGAGTTTGGTCGTCTCACATGGTGTACATTTGTGGCCTCCAGGGCCTCCTcctattcctcctcctcctccactgtggtAAAGAGGGGCCAAGGTCTCCTGCAacgacagaaacaaagaaagaagcattgtaaatattattttagattttgcgcatgaataacaaaaaatatgtgATTTCCTGAACCCTACACTTTGTAGTAAATGACATAAGTGCTGTATTTGTTCCTAACTGtttcatatatcatatatttcaCAAACAATCTAATACATAGGTGGGAAAAAGGAGTGGTATTTCTACACTCCTTTTTACTGTAATTCCACTTTACCTGTTGTATCCGAGTCCTCTTCAGATTCTGGACACAGGATCGCAGATTTactaaacaaagaaacaacatattGTACCTTAATACTGAATAAACTGCCGGAGCAGAGTGAAGATGTTCTGCAAAAAGGCTGATGAACactctgataataataattttaggTCCAGTTTAAGCAGCAAGTTAaatctgaaggaaaaaaaatgtgtttatgcacTATAATATATTCTTAATGTGATCAGGCATAAGGATAGTCACCTCTTATGTCTGTTGTGAACCAGTGTCTCCGATGTGTGACACCATGAAATCAGTCATAAACTCATGTATTAATCAAGGATTAATATGACTGTCACCTACCAGAAAGTAATTTCAGTTTATCCTTGTAGcagaagaggagcaggatgAGGAGACACAGAACAGTGATGACTGACAGCACTGAAACTATAACCCAGGAGGGCGCTGCACCTGCAAAAAAGAAGACTTCAGAGCCTGCTTTTCTACTCTACATCTACTGTCAATCCTAAATTCGTCTGACAGACATACAAAAGTCATAAATATCTGCCAAAGATACAATAAATCAGACAGGTTTTCTCatctttaacatttacatttaaacttCCAGAAAGAGGAAATTACTTTCCATATTTGCTATAGGTGTATTAAATTGGCTTTGTATGGTGACAGTCTGCAATGAACATGTCCACGTCTTACCAGAGACAAGTGGTCCACACTCTGCATCAGCCTGAGCGCTGCCTGGCTGTGTTTCACTCCTGCCCTCAGTTTTACAACTACAAGAGAGgatgaaatcacaaaaaacacTGAGTGAAGAGGAATATTTTCACAGCAGGACATAccacatatttgttttctttctttccctccacatTGGACCAGCCAACCTGCCAGCCTCTACACATGGATCTGCAATGACGACGGACAGAAAGAGGggcaaatggagagaaaaacaaaattctttctctctctccatcgtCATCATCCTCTTTACAGATCCAGCCGGCAGTGGAAGCTGGTGTCTGGTCCAGGGTTCCAGGGGAAGTGGTGTGAGTATTACTCATCAACAGCTGGCTGGTGGTGAGGTGGAGGATAGCTACCCACATGCATTTTCCCTTCACAACATTAAAAGATTCCAGGctaaaaactgtgtgtgtgtgtgtgtgtgtgtgtgtgtgtgtgtgcgtgcgtgcgtgcgtgcgtgcgtgcgtgcgtgcgtgcgtgcgtgcgtgcgtgcgtgcgtgtgtgcgcgcgcgtatATACACTTACTTGGTCCATTGTTTGCATTGTTCGGCACTGTTGTCAGCAGAGAAGAAGCCTTTCTTACACGGCACACAGATCTTTCTTCCATTAGCAGACTCTGGAATTAACAACACACATAGTAGTGTATCTCTCAGTGACACTCAGCTGTAATTGTTTGATATGAACgaggtgtgttttgtgttagtgtgtctcACCAGGGTCTACCTCGAGTCCATATCCAGCACCGCAGGTGGGTATCCTCTCACAGAACTCACAGTTGATGGGATAGCATTGGAGGCCGGGAAGACAGCGACACGACACCTCTTCCACAAGGTTTTCAGGCCTCTCCATAAAACCCTTAACTAGAGGTCGAAGGTGGGAGTATTTTAGTGCCATTTTGTTCTCCAATGTAAGTAAACAGTCGACAAAATATTTGGAAACAATAATCTCATATctgagcatttgttttgttaaggCATAAGTAGCAAAACCTTTGAATGGTTTTTCAGGATTTTGAAATCCAGCAGTTCAAGCTGCAGGTACCGACCTGGGTCACAGAACTTCTGCTGAAGACAGCGCATCTTCTCAGTCAATCCAGGCTGGTATTCACCATGATTACATTTGACACATCTAGTCTGGTGGGAATCAGTGCAGTCAGAAAACACACGGAAGCCTAAagtgaaagagagcgagagacagagggaaggaggaagaaagattCAACAACCCGTACATAATCACAGTAACCACTAAAGACCTAatggaagaggagaaaagaagaaggaaattGACTAAATTAGagccctttttctcttttaaagaaGTGGGTTCGTCTAGTAGATCAAATGTCGTGTGtatgtaaattgtgtgtgtatgtgtgtggttgtgaaaACACATGTGCACGTCTGAGCCTTTTTAAGCCCAAATGTTCCATTTCTAAACATCCTTCCTCTTTTGATTCAGGATCTTTGTGAATggaaatctatttttattttaatacgCCTCCATTGAGTAAACCAGATGTGCAACATGTTCACATTGctttcttgtgttttacttcgatcccatgtatgtgtgtgtgtatgtatgtgttattACCTGGCTCACACTTCTTGCAGCACCTGGAGCTTTTTAAGTaatgtgtttcatcacagtGGACAGATTTGGAGACCGCATTCTAAAAAATATCAACACATAAAATCAGATATTGGTGTAAGTTTAGCTTTTTATGTGACAGGGAACACAAGAGGATTACTTTTGCAGAAACACATCTTTAGAGAACATGTGTCCAAAAAATACTATTTACGTGagaatcattttttttcctaaagATTACCAAATCATATAATGATTTGCTGGATCAAAAACATCCATTTTCCATCAATGCATTACAATTTCCAAAATCAATGAATGCCAGGCTTTTCTGTGGCAacccttctccttcttcacttCATCTTTCAGATCCACACTTGATATTTTGAGATGGCGTGAgtaatgagaggaagaggatggttAAAGCATTTCCAAGACATGCCCAGGAATTCTTTCCACACTCTCAGAAGCACCTGACCACAGCATTGCACACCCTCCAAACCAGCAAACCAAACCCCAGTAGTACCCAGTTACATAAGGAGAATCAAGTGGAATTAAATGCAATTAATTCTCCTGATCCCCACCAGTGAGCTCACCATGTTTTTGGTAGGATGAACTATTGGTCAATTTGCCTATCAAGTAGATGGTGAGATTAAAAAGTGAGATAATGGTGAGTTCATTCCTAAAAGTCTTCTGCTCTGACTTGCTATAATGCTCTCCTGCTGTCATTCAACAGTGTAAGCTATCATATTTGCATGGATTACCAGGGCTCTCGTTGCAAGGAACATGGAAGTGAAGagtgaaaacatctgtgtgtgttttaaacaataaatgggaggctcacacacacatactgtacacacccTCCAGCCACCCCGAGTGAGGGGCTGAACTCCTCGCCACATTGCTGAATTAGAGAATCTGGCTGTTATGACAGAAACGATGCCAAAGCCACAGTGTCTATAtataaatgtagaaaaacaGAACCTATAGGCCTGACTGCACTCTGACCTCAGACCATTTCGCCCCTCTGAAAGCTCCTTTTCCCATGAAATTATACACTAATTCAGTCATTCATACTGTAATTtaaacagtaaagaaatgctGGTAGTGCAGAAGTCCAGCTAAGTGAAATGTGACAAATCCATCCTCCTGCTCTCCCCATAGGCATCATTCATAAGAAGTATTTGTCTGTCATCATACTCACAATCAACGGCCATCTTTTCTTTCCCAAAGTGCATCTGTCTGACTGTTGCTCACTACAGCCTCATAACGAAGTATTGGGCTTTTATAAGATGGTCACGCTGTCTACCCCCACTATGATAGGACATCATATTCATGCATTACATTGTTAGAAATTTGGTCATTATTTGGTCATTTAAAGGCTTAAGTTTCCCCTGCCACTAAATGCAGAATCACTTTGACATGTCACCCTTCCCATAACAATTACattcttacttttttttgtttcctgtagTCACAACAATACAATTCTGGAGGAACCACTGAATTCTTGTTTTTCATGGCATCAATGAAAAATGGCATTCTGACTCTAACATTTTTCacgccctctcctcctctttcccttgttttttttccctctctttctcacacctCCACGTTAAACTCTGTCAAgtctcagtgtttgtctgtctgtccggcCTCAGGCTACAACAGCGCAACATGAACACCGGCGAGTGTTTAATAACCTCCACCCAGCCTCTCACACATCAGCCAGTCTTGGTTTTATAATCTAACCAGAGGGATAATGATGCACCGCGCTCATAGCTCGGACCGCAGCACTAATGAGGACCATGTGCTGCAGCAGACAGAAGTGACGGAAGTAGGAAAGGTTCCCATGCTAAGAGGTTCATGTATTTGTGTAGATGTGctaatagatagatagataggtacAGATGTGGAGACACAGCTGTACAGCCAGTGGTGGTCAATCCACACAACTGGGCCAGAGGAAGGACAGGAAGCCAAAAAAATGCTGGGAATTGTATTTTTGTTACCACCACATCTAAACATTGGGTCTCAGTTATGCGAGGCAGTACGTTTTGACTCACTAAATATATATGTAAGAGGAAAAGAGATGATCCACCCTATATGATTATACGTTAAGATAGAACGTCCAACCTCAAAACTAACTTTATCTGCTGTATGGATTCAAATATACacttttgtttgagtgtgtgtgagtctaagaaagagaaaggtgaaGGAAGAGGGGAGATAGTCAGATGGATAGATAGAGCGGGCTGCATTGaatggaaagaggaagaaaaagagcatTAAGTGCCCTGTTGCTCCAGTGCTGTTCAGttactgaccttttttttttttatcttttcttagctgttttgtttatctttttaaaaaatccttcACCAGTTGTGTGATCCTATCAGTAGAGTGATACAGAGTGCATTCCATTTGCTGTCAGAGTACCAGAGAATTTGCATAACGGCCACAGCAGCCGTCGGCACAAAGCCAAGAGAAGCACAGTGCGACTCTTAGGCCTCCAGGGATTTCAGCGATCCATGATAAGGTGCTGTAAAAGCGTAAATGCACAACAATTGAATCTTTGTACAGTGTTTGCACCTGTGATTAATTCTttaaaagccataaaaacaaatcctttGAAGTATCACCTGCACAAATACTTACTGGTTTTGAAATCTCATACTCTTGATAAGTACTTTCAAAATTTTAACCGTACTAGCATCTAAGAATCTCATCTCAGACTTAGAATTGCAGCAGGACGAGTGGCTTAATACAGAAGAGGTGCAAAATAACTGATGGCCAACAATCTgtgaacaaaaaagaaaaactatagAAACGCAGCTCAATGAACAGTGAAGAAAAGATACAGCAAAAAGTTAATCCCCAAACTTTAATCTGTGCTAATTGAACTAGACAGAGCTTAATCTACTGGCTGTGTGAGAGACGTATTAAGTTAGGTCTCTTTTCAATTATAGTTCCTTCTCCTTTCTCCCCACAAAGCTCTATTGTCATAGGAGGCTGCATGCTTTTTTCTATCAATTAAATGTCTCTGTTGTTTGCACAGCTAAATCAAGTTTGGATCTGCAGGCCTGAGGCTTTGTACTGTTATTGCTCAAACTGAGGAAGACACAACACTGATTACTGATGTAACGGTGAGTGGGAGGGTGGATGAATGGTTGGATGGAGCTGCAGAAGGTTAGAAATAAGCacatgatgaagaaaatgattAAAGTGAAGACGGTTGTTGGTTGAATATTAGATATAGGGAGTCGGGAAGGAGGTAGTGAGAGATTGCTGATGGACTGAATGACAGAAAGATGGTCAGAAGCGGATGGCTGGAGAAGCTGATAAAACGTACAGGAGCCATGTGGGCAGGGAAGTAAATTAATCCAGCAGAGTTTATTCACGATATATTGACTTTTAAGCTCTCAACATCTTGAAGTAATCTCGTATTGCTCAATGTCGCACAGACAGTTTGAAATGAATTTGGACTGGATTAGATGAAGCGGTTGAAAACcaagaaaaagaaggggaaTTCTTTGGGGATACTGTGAGTCAGTAATGGCAAGACCATGATGAGAACAAACCAAAGCCAAAGGTTTGCAGTGTCACCTTCAAACGTAGATGAAAAATATGTCCTCCCgtccacacactgacatgttttccAGGCACTGCATCTGTATTTGCTCACTCTTGTTGCCACTACTTGAACAAATGTGACTTGCACTCGACAGCctgtgaaaaaaacatccttcctctgtgccattaCCTCTCCGAATCTCTGCGTGGACAAGATGCAGTGCACTCCCTCAGCATTGTCTcttgcaaacacattttggcGAAGCAGAGAAGGAAAACGGGGAAGAAAGAGCGTCTGTTCCAGTCAAAGTCATAACGATGCTGGCTTACGGTAATACAGGCAAACAGGCAGTGATAGATCACTGGTGCCCAGCAGTCCCACCACTACAAccacattttataaactgctCCACCTGGACAGAGTTAGCTGCTTGGactaaacaacaacatggacaACATGTCATGGGCCATTCACTTTTTTCCCTCATGTTAGATCAGCTGAGACATTATGTAGTTTTCATAATCTCAATGTTTTTATCAGTTCTTTTGAGATTTGGCACAGACAGAAAACTAT encodes the following:
- the tnfrsf11a gene encoding tumor necrosis factor receptor superfamily member 11A; protein product: MRLNFSTSWIVRGWIACVLVTFYAQNAVSKSVHCDETHYLKSSRCCKKCEPGFRVFSDCTDSHQTRCVKCNHGEYQPGLTEKMRCLQQKFCDPVKGFMERPENLVEEVSCRCLPGLQCYPINCEFCERIPTCGAGYGLEVDPESANGRKICVPCKKGFFSADNSAEQCKQWTNCKTEGRSETQPGSAQADAECGPLVSGAAPSWVIVSVLSVITVLCLLILLLFCYKDKLKLLSVNLRSCVQNLKRTRIQQETLAPLYHSGGGGGIGGGPGGHKCTPCETTKLCQAPHNPADEPPCTFPTSVPNVKVSLPFTGGMTEEGGTKGKTVMEDQSEGSGEPEEVSEEEEVVSVSPLLAGSCVCVIPVCEPLEVGENEDCSQAVSPGTPGTCSCGGFDGEREGDESVRADNGGEKGDGNQEKMVLSKSETGGASLVSLSPPPFHNSSVIPPSSPLPELCLPLSQAQVRPEFKPHLTDRLLVKQEELYRLASTDSTSTEKSTTSAMISLSPLMTSSSVGDLYLDKPPEASSLEQGQGLPWGDSRGNKLCSVESELECSPESLHSQLAEPTLTSGQVSGNHNTTFISSGQVMNFSGDVIVVYVSQTSLGSDGTGQDGAFGSPVQEEANETAPFFQSSLRSHGDSTSYSTLQDETLPVQEAMEDRPLRK